The following proteins are co-located in the Xylanibacillus composti genome:
- the abc-f gene encoding ribosomal protection-like ABC-F family protein has translation MSLIQVRDLTFAYDGSYDNIFEDVSFQLDTDWKLGFTGRNGRGKTTFLHLLLGKYEYSGTISAQVQFEYFPYMVEDQDQLTMNVVDEIYPDYEHWQLMREFSLLQVSEGVLYRPFASLSGGEQTKVMLAALFLKENHFLLIDEPTNHLDMHARELLSNYLQSKGGYILVSHDRAFLDNCVDHVLSINKTSIEIQKGSFSDWWENKQRQDRFELAENEKLKREMKRLAEAAERTSVWSDKVEKSKNNTRNSGSKVDKGYIGHKAAKMMKRSKSMEHRQHAAMEQKSKLLKNLEGTDSLKIAPLVYHKHQLAELDQVSIYYGDQKVCSDVSFAIEQGERIALAGRNGSGKSSLLRLIGGEELEHTGVFRRGSQLKISYVSQDTSHLQGNLTDYARSYGLDESLFKAILRKLDFARVQFDKDMAAYSGGQKKKVLIAKSLCEQAHLYIWDEPLNFIDVLSRMQIEELLLAYAPTLLFVEHDREFCRQVATKVVELPGIDGAG, from the coding sequence ATGTCACTAATCCAGGTTCGCGATTTGACTTTCGCATATGACGGCAGTTACGACAATATCTTCGAGGACGTGAGCTTTCAGCTCGATACAGATTGGAAGTTGGGATTTACCGGGCGGAATGGCCGGGGGAAGACGACCTTTCTCCATTTGCTGCTTGGCAAATATGAATACAGCGGCACGATTTCCGCCCAGGTCCAATTTGAATATTTCCCCTACATGGTCGAGGATCAGGATCAACTCACTATGAATGTGGTGGACGAGATTTATCCGGACTACGAGCACTGGCAATTGATGCGGGAATTTTCCTTGCTGCAAGTATCCGAGGGCGTGTTGTACCGGCCCTTTGCCTCCTTGTCCGGAGGTGAGCAGACGAAGGTCATGCTGGCGGCCTTATTTCTGAAGGAAAATCACTTTCTGCTCATTGATGAACCGACCAATCATCTGGACATGCATGCACGAGAGCTGCTTAGCAACTATTTGCAGTCCAAAGGCGGCTATATTCTCGTATCGCACGACAGAGCCTTTCTGGATAACTGCGTGGATCATGTACTGTCCATCAACAAGACCAGCATCGAGATTCAAAAAGGCAGCTTCTCCGACTGGTGGGAAAATAAGCAGCGGCAGGATCGATTTGAATTGGCCGAGAACGAAAAGCTGAAGCGGGAGATGAAGCGCCTGGCAGAGGCGGCTGAGCGTACAAGCGTCTGGTCGGATAAAGTGGAGAAATCGAAGAACAACACTAGAAATTCCGGCTCCAAGGTAGACAAAGGGTATATTGGCCACAAGGCGGCAAAGATGATGAAGCGCTCCAAGTCGATGGAGCACAGGCAGCATGCGGCAATGGAGCAAAAGTCGAAGCTGTTGAAAAATCTGGAAGGCACGGACAGCTTGAAGATTGCGCCGCTGGTCTATCACAAGCATCAGCTCGCCGAACTGGATCAGGTTTCGATTTATTACGGAGACCAGAAGGTGTGCAGCGATGTCAGCTTTGCGATTGAGCAGGGAGAACGTATTGCGCTGGCGGGGCGCAATGGCTCGGGAAAGTCCAGCTTGCTCAGGCTGATTGGTGGAGAGGAGCTTGAGCATACGGGCGTATTCCGAAGAGGAAGCCAGCTGAAAATCTCGTATGTATCGCAGGACACCTCGCATTTGCAAGGAAATCTGACGGATTACGCCAGGAGCTATGGACTCGATGAGAGTCTCTTTAAAGCCATATTGAGGAAGCTCGATTTCGCCAGAGTGCAGTTTGACAAAGATATGGCGGCTTATAGCGGAGGCCAGAAGAAGAAGGTGTTGATTGCCAAGAGTCTCTGCGAACAGGCCCATTTGTATATTTGGGATGAACCGCTTAACTTTATTGATGTACTGTCCCGGATGCAAATCGAGGAGCTGCTGCTGGCCTATGCGCCGACGCTCTTGTTCGTGGAGCATGACCGTGAATTTTGCAGGCAGGTCGCAACCAAGGTAGTGGAGCTGCCGGGGATCGACGGAGCTGGCTGA
- a CDS encoding polyprenyl synthetase family protein gives MNPELELGNKADAAYRQAERKAAEYFAVLQEQLGQKKFASVLTGDFQLWKQQHMRGWPWHAWRAKKRKQAAAADGYGYIHWLDHTGKLDEYLDRSIAYVYMRDLGKPIEELETQARIQRAAASLKRYLLKDAPTSRGGQPEWISAAGLYRWGQQEGVETAVIWVLDKLRNVSAHLPKELDAEQAQRKLIKIVVGVVLHVMEELDKEGSPAAERASRLDEAIRLGYAYGLTYPFIDDLLDSAALSAEEKSCYSRMIRTALLTRTVPKLGEWPGNTLDGFAFIHAELREAFEYVKSRQVPESADAFFGQAYVFFHAQELDRAKDAANPSYTNEQIYLPIILKSASSRLIARTITGAPIDEDFNRRTFFYGIYNQLADDFADMFDDERAGAVTPYTYYMRYRDQRQDLINPFELYWTVVAYLIHHVYSSDAKAREVILDRAINGLKRCRERVGKEKYQWIMDTFAAGSPSFAALIQRLVQKADNVDFFDKRLRDQLLDMLRAEREEREAFFKMIRTVRQQINDTLPIAKAEDMSAVKAKLVDAANYSLEGAGKRLRPILSWAMGVQEYGLEASALMPLLRSLEYMHTASLIFDDLPTQDNASTRRGRPTLHEWHDSATAELAGLFLIQRAIREQASLEQFEASSVLAVIRYAARTAEELCTGQAMDLASKGKMLTLEQLNRLCFYKTGIAFEAALVMPAMLAQVPEPEISRLKTFAYHAGIAFQIKDDLLDAEGDGDVLGKPVGQDAANNNATFVSILGQEEARKQLWEHYCLAMETLQAMERQPVFLKHLLHYIVSRDR, from the coding sequence ATGAATCCGGAACTTGAATTAGGGAACAAAGCCGATGCTGCTTATCGGCAGGCGGAACGGAAAGCAGCTGAATATTTCGCGGTGCTGCAGGAGCAGCTTGGGCAGAAGAAGTTTGCTTCTGTCCTGACCGGGGATTTTCAGCTATGGAAACAACAGCATATGCGTGGTTGGCCGTGGCATGCTTGGCGAGCGAAAAAGCGGAAGCAGGCAGCTGCGGCGGATGGCTACGGCTATATCCATTGGCTGGACCATACCGGCAAGCTGGATGAATATCTGGATCGCAGCATCGCCTATGTGTATATGCGGGATTTGGGGAAGCCCATAGAAGAACTGGAAACGCAAGCGAGAATTCAGCGTGCGGCTGCTTCGCTTAAGCGTTATTTGCTGAAGGATGCCCCTACGAGCCGCGGAGGCCAACCGGAATGGATCAGCGCGGCAGGATTGTATCGCTGGGGCCAGCAAGAAGGTGTAGAGACCGCGGTCATCTGGGTTCTCGACAAGCTGAGGAACGTCTCCGCCCATCTCCCGAAGGAATTGGATGCCGAGCAAGCCCAGCGCAAGCTGATCAAGATTGTTGTCGGCGTCGTATTGCATGTGATGGAAGAACTGGACAAGGAAGGCTCTCCCGCAGCGGAACGTGCCAGCAGGTTGGACGAGGCCATTCGTCTTGGGTATGCCTATGGACTCACCTATCCCTTTATTGACGATTTGCTGGATTCGGCAGCATTATCCGCCGAAGAGAAATCGTGCTATTCCCGAATGATCCGCACGGCTCTTCTGACCCGAACTGTTCCGAAGCTGGGCGAATGGCCGGGGAACACTTTGGACGGCTTCGCGTTTATCCATGCGGAGCTGCGGGAAGCCTTCGAGTATGTGAAGAGCAGACAGGTGCCGGAAAGCGCTGACGCGTTCTTCGGGCAAGCCTACGTATTTTTCCACGCTCAGGAGCTGGATCGAGCCAAGGATGCGGCTAACCCTTCCTACACGAACGAACAGATTTACCTCCCGATTATCTTGAAATCCGCCTCTTCCCGATTGATTGCCCGTACGATTACGGGAGCCCCTATTGATGAAGACTTTAACCGGCGGACATTCTTTTACGGTATTTATAATCAGCTGGCTGATGACTTCGCGGACATGTTCGACGACGAGAGAGCAGGGGCGGTTACACCGTACACCTATTACATGAGGTATCGTGACCAGCGCCAGGATCTGATCAATCCCTTCGAATTGTACTGGACAGTCGTCGCCTATTTAATTCATCACGTGTACAGCTCCGATGCCAAGGCGCGCGAAGTTATTCTGGACCGTGCGATCAATGGGCTTAAGCGCTGCCGGGAGCGTGTCGGGAAGGAAAAATACCAATGGATCATGGACACATTCGCTGCGGGAAGCCCGTCATTTGCTGCACTCATTCAGCGTCTTGTCCAGAAAGCTGACAATGTCGACTTCTTCGACAAGCGTCTGCGCGACCAATTGCTTGACATGTTGAGGGCGGAGCGGGAGGAGAGGGAAGCCTTCTTCAAGATGATCCGCACAGTCCGCCAACAGATCAACGACACTTTGCCCATTGCCAAGGCGGAAGACATGTCGGCAGTAAAGGCGAAGCTGGTAGACGCCGCTAATTACAGCCTCGAAGGAGCAGGCAAGCGCCTGCGTCCAATCTTGTCCTGGGCGATGGGGGTTCAGGAGTACGGGTTGGAGGCGTCAGCGCTGATGCCGCTCCTGCGCTCGCTGGAATATATGCATACGGCCTCGCTCATTTTCGATGACCTGCCGACCCAGGACAATGCATCTACCCGCAGAGGGCGCCCGACGCTGCATGAATGGCATGACAGCGCCACTGCTGAGCTTGCCGGCTTGTTCTTGATTCAGCGAGCCATTCGGGAGCAGGCGTCGCTTGAGCAATTCGAGGCGTCAAGCGTATTAGCTGTGATCCGCTATGCGGCGCGAACAGCCGAGGAGCTGTGCACCGGGCAGGCGATGGATCTTGCGTCCAAGGGGAAGATGTTGACGCTGGAGCAGCTGAATCGGCTTTGCTTTTACAAGACGGGCATCGCTTTTGAAGCAGCATTAGTAATGCCGGCCATGCTGGCCCAGGTGCCCGAACCGGAAATTAGTCGGCTGAAGACCTTTGCTTACCACGCGGGCATTGCCTTTCAGATCAAGGACGATTTGCTTGATGCCGAAGGGGACGGCGATGTGCTGGGGAAGCCGGTTGGACAGGATGCAGCAAACAACAATGCCACTTTCGTTTCCATCCTGGGGCAGGAAGAGGCCCGCAAGCAGTTGTGGGAGCACTACTGCCTGGCTATGGAGACACTGCAGGCGATGGAGCGCCAGCCTGTTTTTCTGAAGCACTTGTTGCATTATATCGTGAGCCGTGATCGGTAG
- a CDS encoding MmcQ/YjbR family DNA-binding protein, giving the protein MNHQRLMELGLQYPGTSLRYPFDPDLPVLFVRNKMFALLGHTGAMESVNLKTSPDEAWLMRETYAGSVLPGYHMNKRHWNTVVLDGNVPDEVIEQMLEDSYRLVVAKMTKAERMALLQQ; this is encoded by the coding sequence TTGAATCATCAGCGTCTGATGGAATTGGGACTGCAATATCCCGGGACAAGCTTGCGATATCCGTTCGATCCGGACTTGCCCGTGTTATTCGTCCGGAACAAGATGTTCGCGCTGCTGGGGCATACTGGCGCCATGGAGAGTGTGAACCTGAAGACGTCCCCGGACGAAGCCTGGCTGATGCGGGAGACGTACGCAGGCAGTGTATTGCCCGGCTATCATATGAACAAGCGGCATTGGAACACGGTTGTCCTGGACGGGAACGTGCCGGATGAGGTCATCGAGCAGATGCTGGAGGATTCTTACCGCTTGGTGGTGGCCAAGATGACGAAGGCAGAAAGAATGGCTTTATTGCAGCAATAA